One window of the Anomaloglossus baeobatrachus isolate aAnoBae1 chromosome 12, aAnoBae1.hap1, whole genome shotgun sequence genome contains the following:
- the LOC142257867 gene encoding uncharacterized protein LOC142257867 produces the protein MAVSQGDRSSPRAPGEINQTIIQAGVPPAPGVAPPAIIPAGAGVPPAPGVAPPAIIPAVAGVPPSPGVAPLAIIPAGAGVPPSHGVAPPSVNRVGAGVPPSHGVALPASHSGLHRPSPNGASRGYPVSSIAMGHRSQSLMPLIRASVTPATWQVYGDCRPAVWVVGHSYIYWAEKRAMIRPGGKNLGFRNVEVNWRGIRGLRWQQIFPEMVDISRSATGPLVMVIHAGGNDLVKRSTVELLTVMKTDIERLAYLFPDTVWVWSEIVPRAVWHGAKNANGIERSRRKINARMAKFMRERCGIVVRHHQLEGDNSALLRADGVHLTDIGQDILLSGIQDGVDQALKVMGGVGVLCRRYT, from the exons ATGGCTGTCAGCCAGGGAGACCGGTCATCTCCCAGGGCGCCCGGCGAAATTAACCAGACCATCATCCAAGcaggagtccctccagcacccggagtcgctccgccagccatcatcccagcgggagccggagtccctccagcacccggagtcgctcccccagccatcatcccagcggtagccggagtccctccatcacctggagtcgctcctctagccatcatcccagcgggagccggggtccctccatcacatggagtcgctcctccgtccgtcaatcgagtgggagccggggtccctccatcacatggagtcgctctTCCTGCATCACACAGCG gccttcacagaccatctcccaatggcgcatccagagggtatcccgtgtcctccatcgctatgggacaccgtagccaatcactaatgcctctaatccgtgcctccgttacaccggctacctggcaggtctatg gcgactgcagaccggcagtctgggtagttggtcactcttatatttactgggcagaaaaaagagccatgattcgaccaggaggaaagaaccttggcttcagaaacgttgaggtcaattggagaggcatcagagggctaagatggcaacaaattttcccggagatggtggacatctccaggtcggccacggggccgttggtaatggtgattcatgctggtggcaatgatttggtgaaacgcagtacggtcgaactactaacagtgatgaagacggacatcgaacgtttggcctacctcttcccggatacagtatgggtgtggtcagagatagtaccacgagcggtatggcacggagcaaaaaatgcaaatggcatagagcggtcaaggagaaagatcaatgcgagaatggcaaaattcatgagagaaagatgtggaatcgtggtgcgtcaccaccagttggaaggcgataactctgcactgctgagggcagacggagtgcaccttacggacattggtcaagacattttgttgtccgggatacaggacggagtggatcaggccctgaaggtgatgggtggggtcggagtcctgtgtaggcggtacacatga